GTCGATAGAGATGTGGAGCTTTCGGGTCTCCTCGTCCAGGTCGAGGTGGACGAGCTGGCCGGCGTCGGCCATGCCGGCGATGTCTTCGAGGCGGGAGAGGTTGACGCCGATGAGCCCACCATCAGTCTCGTAGGACTCGAACGCCGCCGCGTCGAGTCGCAGGTCGACCATTCCAACGTTTGCCGGGTCGACTGCCCGGATTTCCAGCCCGTCTTCTTCGAGGTGGATCTTGCACTCGTCCACCAGCACGCTCACAGAGTCGAGAGTCGCCTGGAGCGTGTCTGCGCTCACGATGGCGTTGAACATCTTGAACCGGACTATGCCCCCATCCATTAAAAAGTCCCTCATTGAAACCGCGTGCGCGCGAGCGACCGAGGACGGGCCAGCGGTTACGAGCGACACCGGTTATCGAGTAATCGGGCCGAACGCGAAGCGGCAGTGCGGAGCGTTACTCCGGCGAAGCGGTCAGACCTCCGGTTCGAACACGTCGGGGTTTGCCGCCCCTTCACGGTTGATGACAGCCATCATGCCCTTGCGGGCGACCCGGGAGAGCGCGTGGTCGACCAGTTTGATGGGTCCAGGCACCTCGGCGTGGAGGGTCGCGATGGCACAGGACCCCGGCTTGACCGGCGTGGTCTGGACGTACTTGTTCGGCGGCCCAGCGATAGAGCCCTGCTGCCAGACCTCGTCCCAGACGGAGCCGATGGGGTGGAAACTGGAGTCGAGGTTCGGACCGCCGGTCACGAAGTACACCCGGGCTGTCTCACCCACCTGCATGCTGGGCGCGCCGTGAACGTCCGGCGTGATTGCGTACTTCTCGCCGTTCATCAGGACGTACGTCGGCTCTTCGGCCGCCATCGCCTCCATGTCGAAGTCGTGGTGCCCCTTCTCGCCGGTGTCGCCGGTGGTGTACAGTTCGTGCTGGCCGAAGTAGAACTCGTGGTCCACTTTGGGCAGCCCCTCTTTCGGCTCAACGAGTATCATCCCGAACATCCCCGAGGAGATGTGCATATCGAGGTTCGGGACGGCGCAGTGGTAGATGAACGCGCCGGGGTAGGTGGCCTTGAACCGGAACGTCTTGGTCTGGCCCGGCGTGACCATCGACGCCTCAGCACCGCCACCGGGGCCGCGGACCGCGTGGAGGTCGATGTTGTGGGGCATCGAGTTCCCCTCCTCGTTCGTGATGGTGAGTTCGACGGTGTCGCCACGGCGGACTCGGATCATCGGGCCGGGAATCTGGTCGCCGAAGGTCATGTACGTGTAGGTGACGCCCGGCTCAATCTCTGCGACCTGCTCTTTGGTGGTCATCTCGACCGACACGGTCTTTGGCTCCGACCGGTCGATTGGGTCCGGGATTGCGGTCGGGTCCGCGGCAATACGGTCGACGTCAGTCTGTTGTGCGGCGTTCATAGCTGGCTCCTGTGGGGTCGTCTTCGCCTCGGTCGGTTGCTCTTTTGCGCCCGGTGCGCTGGCACAGCCCGCAAGCGCGGCCGTGCCGACGCCCAGGGCTTCTAACACCCGCCTCCGCGTCGCCGTCGGAATGGTTGACATTGGGAGGTCACTTCCTACAGATAGGACTCAGCGCGTGACCTGTATATATGGGGACGGCAAATCTCAGCCGCTGAGACGCGTTCTTGCGCGGTAAGAATGGCTCTGAACGTGTTCGGCTTGATGGTAAAGCACGTAGTCACGTCCTTGGCGCTTGCCCTGATTGTCGGTGCGGCAATCGACTGGCGACTGTCGTGCCGTGGCTCGGCCGGAAACTTCGAGTCGGCATCCATTTCAGCGCTGACCGCCTTCCCACTACTATGACTGCGATTTCGCCGCATTTCGGCGCTCAAAACGTGTCACAGCGCGGTGTGTGGTAACCATGTCGGGCAAAGACGACTACTACAACAGAGCGAAGCAGGAGGGGTACCGCGCGCGGTCGGCCTACAAGCTCCAGCAGCTAGACGACACGGCCGGCTTGCTGGGCGAGGGGCGGACCGTCGTGGACCTCGGCGCTGCCCCCGGCGGGTGGATGCAGGTCGCGGCCGAGCGGATCGGCGAGCGCGGGACGCTGGTCGGCGTCGACCGCCAGACCATCGACGAGCTGGAGGACCCCGAACCGACCGTCGAGTACGTCCGCGGCGACATGACCGAGGACAGCACGAAAGACGAAATCCGCGAAATTGTCGGGGAGAGCGACGGCAGCGGCGGCCCGGTCGATGTGGTCATCTCCGACATGGCCCCGAATATGACCGGCCAGTACGACCTCGACCACGCCCGGTCGGTCCACCTGGTCCGGCAGGCCTTCGAGGTCGCGACGGACCTGCTCGACGCGGGCGGGGACTTCTGTGCGAAGGTGTTCGACGGACAGGACCTCGACGACCTCATCGCCGATATCGAACCGGAGTTCGAGTACGTCCGTGAGGTCCGCCCCGACGCCTCCCGTGACTCCTCCTCGGAGCTGTATCTGGTTGCGAAACACCGCCTGACCGGGCCGGTCCGCGAGGGTGACATCGTCGAAGTCACTATCGACGACATCGGCGAGGAGGGTGACGGTATCGCTAAAGTCGAGAACTTCACTGTGTTCGTCAGCGGCGTCGAAGCGGGTGAGACCGTCGAGGTCCGCATCGACGACGTGAAGCCCCGGTACGCGTTCGCCGAACCGGTCGAGTGAGCCGCTGGCAGTCGTTTTTCAGTCGGCCCGTGCCGGGGTCGGTGCGACGTCGTTCCGCCGAGCGAAGCCGACGACGGCGTAGACAAAGGGCGTGTCGAGGACGGCGATAGCGAGCTTCAGCAAGTACTGGCCGACGATGAGCGCCAGCGCCTCGGCCGGCGGGACGCCCTGAAACAGGATGAAGCCGACGCCGACGAAGATGACCGTATCCAGTAGCTGGCTCGTAGCCGTCGAGCCGATGTTACGGAGCCAGAGTTTCTCGCCGTCGGTTCGGTCCCGAAGCCAGTGGAAGACGAACACGTCCCAGTTCTGGCTCACGACGTAGGCCGACAGGCTGGCGACGACGATGGCCGTGCTGGCCCCGAGCACGTTCCGGAACGCCGCGAGATCCACCGGCTGGGCCGCCTGCGGGAGCCCGGGGGCGAAGATGGTACTCCAGACCAGCGCCAGCAGGACGAAGTTCATGGCGAAGCCGACGTTGACGACGACCGTCGCGGCCCGCCGGCCGTACAGTTCGGCGTAGCAGTCGGAGGCGAAGAACGTCAGCGCGTACGCCAGCGCGGCCCCGGGCAGGACGAGCGTCGACCCGGCAAGCGGGAGCGAGAACGGCAGCGAGAACGCGAGCAGCTTCGAGGCGGTCACCTGTGAAGTGACCAGTGCTGTCACGAACAGCGCGACGAGGCCGACGCGCACCGCCTCCGACCGCTCACTGGTCATCGTCGAGTCGCCCCTGCCGTTCATCGATGTCGTCAAGCACGTCGAGCGTTTTCCGCACCGAGGCCCGAATGGCTTCGCTTCGGTTGACGAACTTCCCGTCTTCGCCGACGTGCTTGTCGATGTCGTTCAGCAGTTCGGCCGGGACCTCCACGCTTATCTTGGGCATATCTGAGGAATATATCAGGGGTGAGCATATGTACTGTGGTTCGACGACCGTCTGTCTCTACGTAGACGGCATGCGCCGGGATGACTATCTGACTCGTTTTGTTTTGCAGTTACTGTTGTGGAATATACCCGCAGATTGAAGCGGCAAGCAACGCTCGGATGTCTACCGCTGGCGGTGGGGGCTCGTCGCTGTATTCGTGGTGATAGCGCTGCTACCGACCGCTACGAGTATCTTCGTACGTTCCATGACAGCGGCGACGGCGTAATCATCGTCGAATACGATTCCAAGCGTCCGTGGCTGCGGTCAGTCAGCCGGTTCGCTGCGGCGGTTCGTCGTCCGCCGGCCGCCGAGCGTGTACACCCAGAGGATGCCGAGGCCGAGCATGTACGAAAGCGCCGTCGGAATGCCGACGATGAACATCGTGAAGATGCCGCTGGGCGAGAGAATCGCCGAGAGGGCGACGATGGCGATGACGACCTCCCGCCAGCGCTCGTACATCAGGTGGAACGGGATGATGCCGCCCTTGTGGAACAGGAACATCGTCACCGGGATCTCCGCCAGCAGGCCGATGCCGATGGTGAGGAAGAACACGAGCCAACCGAACTTGCTCACGCGGTAGGCGATGACCATGTTCGAGTTCAGCTGGTCGTAGGCGATCCAGGAGATGGTCATCGGGGCCACGTAGAGGAAGCCGAGCAGGCTCCCGCCGATGAGCGCGGCGAACAGCGTCCCGCCCCAGATGCCCAGGATGTTGCGGTTGCCGATGACGAGGCCGCGCTCGCGCATCGCCGGCCACGCGAAGTACAGCACAACGGGGATGACAGAGACGGCCCCGAGTATCGTCGAGAACTTGACGATGAACACCAGGTGCTCGACGGGGTGGAGCGTGACGATGCTCACGTCGGCGGCCATCTCCGGCGGGAGCCGGCTGACGAACGTCCGCTGTATCGACCCGATGCCGCCCTGATAGAGGAACAGGAACGCGGCGGCGAGCACTGCCCCGAAGATGCCCAGAATCACGAACGCCCGGGAGGCCAGCGCGCTGAGGATGAACTGAATGTCGTAGTAGTAGCCGCCGATTTCGTCTTCCGTAGTCTCGTCCTCGGTGAAGGCATCGACCATGCCGGCGGTCGTCGAGGTGAACACGCCTGCCTCTTCTTCGTCCGCTTCGGCGGTCTCGTCCGCGCCGTCGCCACCGTCACCCTCCGAGTCGTCCTCGTGGGCCATGTCCCACCGGTCGAGGACGGCCTGGGCTTTCTCCTTGTTGTCGTCCGCGAGGGCGCGGTCGGCGTGGGCGAGCGCCTCGTCCTCGGTCATCTCCTCGAACACTTCCGGCGGAGCAACCTCGACGGCCGAGGCGTTGAGTTCGTCGATGTCGATAGCCGTCGGGTCACCGACCTGACCGGGACCGGCCTTCTCCGAGAGGGCGGTCAGGACGTGGTAGTAGAGGACGACGACAGCACCGATGACACCGAACACGGCAGCGAGAAGCAGTGCCGTGCTCTCGACTGGGAGTCCGAACAGCGCCGGCGGCTGGATGTCGCCGGTGAGCCGGTCGGAGGGGAACACCTCGGCGAACCGCTGAACGTACTGAAATGCCGGCGTCGCCAGGACGTAGTACACCACGCCGCCGCCCAGCACTGCACCGCCGAGAATCGTGTTCCAGTGCCCGCGAGCGACGGCGCTGGTACTGACGAGGTCACCGGAACGCCTGACCAGCATCGCGAGCTTCGCCAGCGCGAGGCTGATGCCGTAGAGACCACACAGCGGCGCGGCCCACATAATCTGGGTGAAGGGGTCCGGCGGCGAGAACAGCGCGCCGAAGGCGAAAATCCCCATTACCGCGTAGCGCCACTTGTCCCGGAACGTCTCGTAGGGGACGATCTCGGTGTAGGAGAGCACCGTCATCACGAGGGGCAACTGGGCGGCGAGTCCGAAGGAGACGGCCAGCAGGAAGACGAACTGGAACCACTTGACGATGGAGTACTGTGGCGTGAAGCCGGCCTTGAACGCGTCCCCGGCGAGGAAGTTGAACATCAGCGGGAAGAACAGTTCGTAGGCGTAAGCCACGCCGCCGAAAAACAGACCTAAGCTGATCGTGACGAACAGCGCGCCCTTCCAGGTCGGGATGTGCTCGGCCGGCCACCAGCCGCGCTGGCGGAGTCCGTCGCGGCCGAAGTAGATCAACAGCGGCAACGACATGAGAATCCCGATGACGGCGCCGATTTTCACCTGCAGGAGGATGACGTCGAAGGGCGTGACCGCGACGATGCTCGTGGCCTCCTGCGTGGTGAGGTCCATCTGCGAGTACAGGAGATCGGCGCGTAGCGTGTCCCAGACGCCGTACTGCAGTCCCATGATCGTGCCGATCATCCCGATGACGAAGACGATGAACACCTTCTGGAGGTGCACCTGCGCCGAACGGAGCATCGCGCCGAGCGTGGCGCGCCCGCTCTGAACCGTCTGGACGGTGTCCTCGTCGATAGCACTCGCCATCTTCTCTGTGCCTAGCCCAGTGGGCGTTATCAATTTATTCATCCCGGTGACAGCCACTGCTCGAAAAGAAAGTTTACAACACCCACCGTCTAAGCCCGGGACAGATGGAGGACGGTGACGCAGACGACGAGCGGCGCGGGTCCGAAGAGCCGCCACTACCGTCCGACGACGAATCCGACGAGTCGTCGATCCCCACCGACCCCGTGGCCGAGGCCGATGCCGATCGGGAGACGGACGAAGTAACGAGCCCCGGTCCCGCGCCGGCCGGCGGCAATGAGGATACCGTTGGCTCTCACGCCACGCCGACTGAATCCGAATCCAACGCCGGGCTGTTCGACCGGGACGCGTCGGACGTTGCCGCCGCTGTGCCGGCGGACGTTCCGACCGACTGGGGCAAGTCGACGCCGTCACCGGCTGGTGCCGGCGGTTCCGCGCCGACGACCGGCGGCGGGAACGCGCCCACCTACGACCCGGATGAGGACATCGTCGACGAGGGCGCGCCCGACGACGAGGAGATGCCCCTCGCCGACCACGTCGAGGAGATGGCGATGCGGCTGTTCGTCGTCGTCGGCGTGATGGCCGTCGTCGCCGTCATCGCCCTGCCGTACTCCGACGAACTCATCAATTTCCTGTGGTACTCCTTCCTCGATGGCCCGGCAAGCCAATGCGGTCAGGTCGCGACGAATGCCGATGGCAGTGTCGTCGAAGGGGCGGACTGTCCGAACGTGTACAACCCGCTCGCGCTGATTCTGGCGCGGCTGAAAGTGTCCTCGCTAGTCGGCTTCATCGCCGCCTTGCCGGTGTTCGTCTACCAGACGTACTTGTTCATGCGGCCGGGACTGTACCCCCGCGAGCGGCGCTACTACCTCGCGGCAGTCCCGACCAGTCTGGTCCTCGCAGCCGTCGGCGTCGGCTTCGCGTACTTCGCCGTGCTGCGGGCGATGTTCGACTACTTCATCACCTACTCCGACCGCGCGGCCGACCTGGCCTTCGGCCTGAGCGAGACGTTCAACCTCATCATCCTGATGCTCGGGCTGTTCGCGCTCATCTTCCAGATTCCGCTGTTCGTGATGCTCGCGGTGATGATGGGCGTGACGACGCGCC
The genomic region above belongs to Haloarcula hispanica ATCC 33960 and contains:
- the nirK gene encoding copper-containing nitrite reductase produces the protein MSTIPTATRRRVLEALGVGTAALAGCASAPGAKEQPTEAKTTPQEPAMNAAQQTDVDRIAADPTAIPDPIDRSEPKTVSVEMTTKEQVAEIEPGVTYTYMTFGDQIPGPMIRVRRGDTVELTITNEEGNSMPHNIDLHAVRGPGGGAEASMVTPGQTKTFRFKATYPGAFIYHCAVPNLDMHISSGMFGMILVEPKEGLPKVDHEFYFGQHELYTTGDTGEKGHHDFDMEAMAAEEPTYVLMNGEKYAITPDVHGAPSMQVGETARVYFVTGGPNLDSSFHPIGSVWDEVWQQGSIAGPPNKYVQTTPVKPGSCAIATLHAEVPGPIKLVDHALSRVARKGMMAVINREGAANPDVFEPEV
- a CDS encoding 23S rRNA (uridine(2552)-2'-O)-methyltransferase encodes the protein MSGKDDYYNRAKQEGYRARSAYKLQQLDDTAGLLGEGRTVVDLGAAPGGWMQVAAERIGERGTLVGVDRQTIDELEDPEPTVEYVRGDMTEDSTKDEIREIVGESDGSGGPVDVVISDMAPNMTGQYDLDHARSVHLVRQAFEVATDLLDAGGDFCAKVFDGQDLDDLIADIEPEFEYVREVRPDASRDSSSELYLVAKHRLTGPVREGDIVEVTIDDIGEEGDGIAKVENFTVFVSGVEAGETVEVRIDDVKPRYAFAEPVE
- a CDS encoding queuosine precursor transporter, which translates into the protein MTSERSEAVRVGLVALFVTALVTSQVTASKLLAFSLPFSLPLAGSTLVLPGAALAYALTFFASDCYAELYGRRAATVVVNVGFAMNFVLLALVWSTIFAPGLPQAAQPVDLAAFRNVLGASTAIVVASLSAYVVSQNWDVFVFHWLRDRTDGEKLWLRNIGSTATSQLLDTVIFVGVGFILFQGVPPAEALALIVGQYLLKLAIAVLDTPFVYAVVGFARRNDVAPTPARAD
- a CDS encoding ribbon-helix-helix domain-containing protein, giving the protein MPKISVEVPAELLNDIDKHVGEDGKFVNRSEAIRASVRKTLDVLDDIDERQGRLDDDQ
- a CDS encoding twin-arginine translocase subunit TatC, whose protein sequence is MASAIDEDTVQTVQSGRATLGAMLRSAQVHLQKVFIVFVIGMIGTIMGLQYGVWDTLRADLLYSQMDLTTQEATSIVAVTPFDVILLQVKIGAVIGILMSLPLLIYFGRDGLRQRGWWPAEHIPTWKGALFVTISLGLFFGGVAYAYELFFPLMFNFLAGDAFKAGFTPQYSIVKWFQFVFLLAVSFGLAAQLPLVMTVLSYTEIVPYETFRDKWRYAVMGIFAFGALFSPPDPFTQIMWAAPLCGLYGISLALAKLAMLVRRSGDLVSTSAVARGHWNTILGGAVLGGGVVYYVLATPAFQYVQRFAEVFPSDRLTGDIQPPALFGLPVESTALLLAAVFGVIGAVVVLYYHVLTALSEKAGPGQVGDPTAIDIDELNASAVEVAPPEVFEEMTEDEALAHADRALADDNKEKAQAVLDRWDMAHEDDSEGDGGDGADETAEADEEEAGVFTSTTAGMVDAFTEDETTEDEIGGYYYDIQFILSALASRAFVILGIFGAVLAAAFLFLYQGGIGSIQRTFVSRLPPEMAADVSIVTLHPVEHLVFIVKFSTILGAVSVIPVVLYFAWPAMRERGLVIGNRNILGIWGGTLFAALIGGSLLGFLYVAPMTISWIAYDQLNSNMVIAYRVSKFGWLVFFLTIGIGLLAEIPVTMFLFHKGGIIPFHLMYERWREVVIAIVALSAILSPSGIFTMFIVGIPTALSYMLGLGILWVYTLGGRRTTNRRSEPAD
- a CDS encoding twin-arginine translocase subunit TatC; protein product: MEDGDADDERRGSEEPPLPSDDESDESSIPTDPVAEADADRETDEVTSPGPAPAGGNEDTVGSHATPTESESNAGLFDRDASDVAAAVPADVPTDWGKSTPSPAGAGGSAPTTGGGNAPTYDPDEDIVDEGAPDDEEMPLADHVEEMAMRLFVVVGVMAVVAVIALPYSDELINFLWYSFLDGPASQCGQVATNADGSVVEGADCPNVYNPLALILARLKVSSLVGFIAALPVFVYQTYLFMRPGLYPRERRYYLAAVPTSLVLAAVGVGFAYFAVLRAMFDYFITYSDRAADLAFGLSETFNLIILMLGLFALIFQIPLFVMLAVMMGVTTRQWLQDRRLYFWGGFAAVAFLFSPDPTGMAPLMVAVTMIGLFEGTLLLLRWTGSTSPVPTADDLAARRPAAWLVFGIAGYLLSPAPVPTGYYERLPATVTETLAAVGLGNATPMLVGGGMIVLFEALAYVNKNYYGSVRLWRGFRAARLPVWAVAIVVGYLGSPDPTLFRLVNQFSLPRNAAIAVAAGLVLLYEGTIAVARWRNRGE